Below is a genomic region from Sphingomonas phyllosphaerae.
TCGTCGCCGAAGACCTCGCCCCATCCGCCCGTCCGTGCGCCGCGACCGCCACGCTCGCCATAAGCGATCGAGCCGGTGCCCGCGACGACGTTGATTCCGTCCGCACACGCCAGCGATCCGGCCCAGCCGCATACCATGTCGTTGTCGCAGCGGTAGCGGGCGTGACCGAGCAGCGCGCCGACCCCCGCATCCAGCCGCGGATCGGCAAGACGATCCTCGCCATAAGCGGGAAGGCCGAGAAAGACGTAGGTCAGGTCGCCGGGTTCGACAGCCAATTGGCTGCCGATATCCCTGACACCCTGCTCGATGCGCCGCAGCGCTTCGGCGACGCCGACCTCAAGATGATAGGTCGTGCCGGTCACCGCGCGGGCGCTCACCTCGCCCGCGGCGTCGATGCAGACGAATTCGGTCTTGGTGCCGCCGCCATCGACGCCCAGGTACCAGGCCGTGCTCATGCCTCGACGGCGTGGATCCGCACGCCTTGCACCACGCGATTGACGGTGCCGCTCGCATTCGGGCGATCGGGGGTCAAGCCGAGCGCTTCCGAGACATGCAATGCAAACAGTTGCGCGGGCACGATGAAGGGGAACAGGAGATCGGCGTCCGCGGCGTCGGACAGGCCGTCGACCGCAATCGTCGCGTCATCGCCCTTTCCGGCCGAGATCACGATCACCGCCCCCGCCTGCGCATCGCCGCGCAGTTCCGCGACGATATCGAGATCGTAGCGACGCGTCAGCGGATCGTTGGAGACGAACACCACTGCGAGCGTCCGGTCGGTGATGATCGTCTTCGGTCCGTGGCGGAAGCCGAGCGGGCTGTCGAACGCGGTGACCACCGCACCGTCGCTCAACTCCATCAGCTTGAGCGCGGCTTCGCGCGCCAGCCCGCGGAACACGCCGCTGCCCAGATAGACGACGCGTTCGAAACCGCGCGTCGCCAGATCGGCAACCACCGGCTCCGCGCGCGTCAGCATGTCGGCGACACCCGCCGCGATCGCCGGAACGCGTGCGTCGAGCGCCGCGACGCCGCCGAGGATCGAAAGCGCCGCCAGCATCATCGCGCTGAAGCTCGAGGTCATCGCGAAGCTGCGGTCGTGGGTTTCTTCTGGCAGGACGATCACGTGCGTGCTTGCGCCACCACGCTGCGCGAGTTCGCCTGCCGCGTTGCAGGTCACGATCAGGTGATGCGCATCGTCGACCATGCGATCGACGAGATCGACCGCGGCGACGCTTTCCGGGCTGCTGCCCGAGCGACCGAACGACACCAGCAGCGTCGGCACGTCGCCGCGCAGGTAGAGATGCGGCGCGCTGACGATGTCGGTGGTGGCGATCGCCTCGACCGTACGGCCGAGGTGATGCGACAGGCAGGGTGCGAGACATTCGCCGATGAACGCCGACGTTCCGGCGCCCGTCAGGATGACGCGCAGCTTCGGTTGCCCCAGCAACGGCGCCAGAAACGCGTCGATTTCGGCGCGCGCGGCCTGCAACAGCGCCTGCGTCGCACGCAAGGTCGCGGGCTGTTGCGCGATCTCGCGCCGCGTCCAGCTGACGCTTTCATCCGGGTGGGGCGCGGCGATCAAGGTGTCAGTCATGGGGAAAACAGGCTCCGTGATAGGCATCGAGCGTGGCGGCGACGTGCGCCATCACCAGTTCGGCGGGATCGAGCGTGGTGCCGCCGCCGCGCACCGCGGCATAGGCGGTCGGCAGATACTGACTGAGCAGTGGGAGCGGCGGCGGCGTGTCGCGCAGATTGGCAAACAGCCGCGCCTGCGCTGCCGCGATCACCGGGTCGGGCCAGTAATAGCGGATGCGATCGGAGAGGCTGTATTGAAGCTGGAGGTCGAGCGCGGGCCCGGTCGCATGGTAATATTTGGCCCAGTTCTTCGGCTCGGCGCGCAGCCGGTCCAGCGTCACGGCGCGAAGCTCGGCGCGCGCCTTGGCGGTGACGGTTTCTCGTTCGATCGCATCCAGCGCCCACAATGCCTCGCGCAGCGCGAAGGTGACGCCCGGGCCGACCTTCAGGATCGCGAAATGGTCGCGCACCAATGCCGCGAGCGCGGCAGGCGTTTGGTAATCCGTCGAATGTGCTTCGTAGACCAGATGATCGACCGGCTCGATCGCGCGGCTCAGCGCGACCGCCCGTTCGGGTCGGTAATCGACGACCTTGTCGTGATCGAACTCGACGCCCGGTTGGACGACCGTGGCGATCACCCGCGACCACGCGGCATCGAGACCCGCCGTCCTGAACAGCGTGCGGTGCATGTCGACCGTGGCGATCGCCGCCTCCGGCGTGGTGACCGCCAGCTCGTCGAGATCCTCCGCCGCGCCGCCCGGCACCGGCACCTCGGTGCCGATGATATAGACCGGTGCGTCCGCCTCCGCGCCGTCGAAGGCGTCCTCGGCGGCGCGGCAGAGCTGCGCGGCACGCTCGGCGATCGTCTGCTCCGGCAGCGGCACCGGGTCGTCGGCACAGCTCATCGAACAATCCAGATGGATCTTGGAGAAGCCGGCGCGGACATAATCCGCGACCATCACCTGCGCCTTCGCCATCGCCTCGGCCGCCGGCAAAGCGGTCCAGGCGTTCGGGCCGAGGTGGTCGCCGCCGAGCACCAGCCGCGCGACCGGAAAGCCGACCCTCGCCGCGATCGCCTCGACGAATCCGCGGAAATCGGCGGGCTTCATGCCCGTGTACCCGCCGTCCTGATTGACCTGGTTCGAGGTCGCCTCGACCAGCGCGAACGGCTGATCGACCGCGAGCGCATGGCGTAGCGCCGCCTCGATCACCAGCGGATGTGCGGAGCAGACCGAGGTCACGCCGACGCGCTCACCCGCCTTGTGCCGCCTCACCAAATCCAGAAGAATATGCACGCGCCGCTCCTTTCGCGAACGACCGTCCGTCGTCCGCACACAAGAATTGAACGAAGTCCGCCGAGCCTAGGCGGTGGCCGGCTCCGGCTCGGTATCGGGATCGGCGCTGTCGGGCTCGATCGCCAGCAACAGCGAGGCGGTCAGCGCCAGCACGATCCCGAATGCCTTGAGCGGGCCCGGCATGACGTGCAGCACCGCCAGCGAGATCAATGCGGTGACCAGCGGCGCGCCGGCATTGGCGAGCGGCGCGACGATGATCGCCTTGCCATAGCGGAACGCGAAGACGAGCGTCAGCGCGCCGATCGCGTTGAGCAGCTGGATCGCCGCGGCGAGCCCCGGCCCGTCGAGCCCCCAGTTGATCGGCCGCGTGGTATCGGTCATCGCCCAGGCGACCGGCGCGAGCGCCAGCGCCGCGATCGTCATGTAGACGAAGATGCTTTCCGCCGACATGACGTGGTTCGCCGCCTTCATGAAGAACGCCTGCACGCCCCAGCACAGCATCACCAGCACCGCGGGCAGCAGCCATGCCGCCGACGCCCCTGACGCGCCGGGCGCGAAGTCGAAGGTCGGTAGCGCCAGCAGGGCGAGCACGATCCCCAGCGCGCCGAGCCGCCCGGTACGCTCCCCCATCAGCAGGAACGACATCGCGATCGTTACCACCGGCGACAGCGAGATGATCGGGAAGATCAGATAGGCCGGCCCACGTGCGACCGCGTAGAATAGCAGCATCTGCCCGCCCGCGCCGAGCAGACCGACCGCGAGCCCGTAGGCGATGGCACGCGGCGAGCGATCGAGCCGCCAGCCGGACTGCGCCAGCACCACCAGCGCCGGGGGCACCATCGTCAGCGCCCACACGCAATAGACGAGCGTCTCAGGAAAACCGTGCTGCGGCGAAAGCCCTGAAAACGCGCCCCAAACACCCCATAGCGCGACGGTGACAAGCGCGTTGAACAGCCACGCGCGCCCGGTCATGCCGTCACCGGCGTTGCGCGTACCAGTAGCGCATGGTCGAAGGTCGCGGCGATCGTCGGCTTCGCGCGTGAGGCGGTGCCGAGCGGCTGTCCGCTGAAGCCGTCGACGAGCGTGTAATCGCCCTCGCCCAGCCCACGCAGCGCGATCGGGCCCGACCAATGATCGGCGTAGAAAGCGTAATGAAGGACGCCTTCCTTCTCAATGGCATGAGCCTCGGGCTTGTCGAAGCCGATGTCGTAGAGCCCGCCGAGATAGCGGCCCTTGGGCAGCATGTGCTCGCGATAGAGCGCGACCCATTTGCCCCAGAGCGCTTCCTTGGCCGGGGTCAGGACGAAACCGCCGGGGGGCAGCTTTTCCATGGGCTTGGGCGTGTCCTTCGGCCAGGTGAACTTGGTCGAGGGGATCGCGCCAATGCCATAGGTGGAAGCGAAATCGGCGCCGCCGTCGCTCAGCTCGACATGGTCGCCGGCATAGGGCGCGGACGGCCCCATCAGCGCCTTGAACGTCTTGCCTTTCAAGCGGATCTGCCATGACGACAGCGGGTCCGAGGCCGGGGTGTTGTTGGTGGCGGGCAGGTTGTGGAACGCGAAGCTGTCGCCGCACGGACACAATTCCACCACCGCCTGCGGATTGGCGGCGATCGCCTCGTCGTGGATCGCCTTCCAGAAATCCTGGAGCTTTTCGCTCGATTCTTCAGGGCGTTGGTGACGATGCGCGGGATTGTAGCAGGGCGCGACGCCGTTCAGATGCTGGCCGTCGAGCTTCAGTCCCTCATAGCCCCAATCGACCATAATCCGCCGCACCAAGGCACGGAAATAATCGACCGTCGGCTGGTAGGCTGGGCAAAGCGTGAAGGCATTCCAGAAGGTTACGTTCTGCGACGCGCCGTTGCGATCGAGCAGCAGCATGTCGGCGTGGTCGCGGAGCAGATCGGTGCCCGGGTCGACCGCGAGCGGCGCGAGCCAGAGCCGCGGACGCATCCCATCCGCCTTGATGCGATCGGTGAAGGCGCGCATGTCCTTGTCACCGCGCGGGAATTTTGCCGGATTGAGCTTCCAGTCGCCCTCCGCGGTCTGCCAGCCGTCGTCGAGCACCGCCCATTCGAACCCGAGCGCCTTTGCCTTGGGGAGCGTGCCATATACCTGATCGAGCGTGAAATCCCGCTCATAGCCCCAGGCGCACCAGATCGGACCGTAGCTCGATTCGGGGATCGACGGCGCTGCCATGCCGCGCTCCGCCATCAGGCGGCGATAGGCATCGAGGGGACGGTAATGATCGCCCTCGTGCGCCATCAGGAACGAAAATGGCAGCGTGATCGTCGCCCCGGGCGCAAGCAGGGCGGTCTGATCGCCGCTCAGACCGAGCCGGGTCGCGTCCGGTTGCATCGAGACGGGCAGAGCGACCTGCCGCGGGCTGGTCTCGACATGGCCAACCGCCAGACCGACGTCGCGCCGCCACACCACCGCCACCGGCGTGCCGCCGCCATAATCGGACGCGTTCATCCCCATGAAGTTTCGCTGCTCGAAACCGGGCGCGACCTTCTGGATCCAGTCGCGCCGATCGGGATAAGAGGCGCCGGCGAAGGTCCATGCGCCATCGCGATGCGCGCGCAGATCGTGGGTTGCGACCCGCCAGCCCGACACTGCCAACGGCGCGGTGCCGGTGTTGCGATAGCTGACCTCGTAAAGCGCGAGTCCAGGATAGGCGTCGAGGAAGGTCACCGCGGTCGACTGCTCGACCTGCCCGCCCGCGGTCGCGCGCAGGAGGTGCCGCCGTCCCTTGCCATGCGCGCCGGACACCGGCGCCTCGGTATGATCGAGCAGGAGGAACGTGCCGAGCGGCCGGCCGCTGACGAACAGCGCCTCCGACGTGCCACGCGTCGTGATCGCCTTGCCCCCGAACGACAGTTGCGCCCGCATCGCACGATCATAGTCGATCGTCAGCGTGCCGTCGGTCAGGTGGACGCCCGACGGCGCCGCGGCCCAGACCGCGTCGCCCCAGTCAGGCAGCGCCAGCGTCGCGCCGCCCATCATCAGGCGGGCGAGCAGCGAGCGGCGCGTAACGGGGCTGGACGACATGACGGACTCTCTCCTTTGCGGGCCGTCGACGCTGCGCGCCGCTGGCTCGATGAGAAAGAACTTGCACCAACCGGAGCGGGCGCGCAAACAAAAAGCGCAATGCGAAAGCGCGTTTTCTTTCGTTATGATCGATAGAGGAGAGTGACATGGGGATGATCGCGGCCTTGCTGTTGGCCGGCGCGGCATCGACGAGCGCGCATTATACCGAAGCGGACTTCGCCCGCGTCGCGAAGTTCGACGCGCATTTCCACGCCAATGTCGACGACCGACGCTTTCTGGCGCTGGCGAAGCGCGACCGGTTCGAGGTGCTGGCGATCAACGTCGATTATCCCGACTTCCCGCCGCTCGCGCAGCAGGCCGCGATCGCGCACACCATGCGCGCCGCCGATCCGATCGACTTCCGCTACGCCACGACCTTCTCGATGGACGGCTTCGGCACGCCGGGCTGGACCGAGCGCACCATCGCACATCTGGACGCCGCCTTCGCGCGCGGCGCGATCGCGGTGAAGGTGTGGAAGAATATCGGAATGGTCGCGACCGATCCAAGCGGGAAGCGCGTCTTCCTCGACGATCCGCGCTTCGATGGCGTGATGGCGCATCTCGAACGGCGCAACATTCCGCTGATCGCGCACCAGGCCGAGCCGAAGAATTGCTGGCTGCCGCTCGACCAGATGACCACAGACAACGACCGCGCCTATTTTAAGGCGCATCCCGAATATTACATGTACCTGCACCCCGAGGAGCCGCGTTACGAAACGTTGAT
It encodes:
- a CDS encoding amidohydrolase family protein — its product is MGMIAALLLAGAASTSAHYTEADFARVAKFDAHFHANVDDRRFLALAKRDRFEVLAINVDYPDFPPLAQQAAIAHTMRAADPIDFRYATTFSMDGFGTPGWTERTIAHLDAAFARGAIAVKVWKNIGMVATDPSGKRVFLDDPRFDGVMAHLERRNIPLIAHQAEPKNCWLPLDQMTTDNDRAYFKAHPEYYMYLHPEEPRYETLMAARDRFVARHPKLAFDGAHMASLEWSVDELARFFDAYPNTVVDLAARLSNLQVQSNANPAKVRAFFVKYQDRILYGTDLTDSPPDPAARAQNPPATNDFAKEADRVWRADWRYLATPLSQRVEAINADAVGLNLPRAVIDKIYWQNARRFFRLKG
- a CDS encoding D-tagatose-bisphosphate aldolase, class II, non-catalytic subunit, with the protein product MHILLDLVRRHKAGERVGVTSVCSAHPLVIEAALRHALAVDQPFALVEATSNQVNQDGGYTGMKPADFRGFVEAIAARVGFPVARLVLGGDHLGPNAWTALPAAEAMAKAQVMVADYVRAGFSKIHLDCSMSCADDPVPLPEQTIAERAAQLCRAAEDAFDGAEADAPVYIIGTEVPVPGGAAEDLDELAVTTPEAAIATVDMHRTLFRTAGLDAAWSRVIATVVQPGVEFDHDKVVDYRPERAVALSRAIEPVDHLVYEAHSTDYQTPAALAALVRDHFAILKVGPGVTFALREALWALDAIERETVTAKARAELRAVTLDRLRAEPKNWAKYYHATGPALDLQLQYSLSDRIRYYWPDPVIAAAQARLFANLRDTPPPLPLLSQYLPTAYAAVRGGGTTLDPAELVMAHVAATLDAYHGACFPHD
- a CDS encoding alpha-galactosidase translates to MSSSPVTRRSLLARLMMGGATLALPDWGDAVWAAAPSGVHLTDGTLTIDYDRAMRAQLSFGGKAITTRGTSEALFVSGRPLGTFLLLDHTEAPVSGAHGKGRRHLLRATAGGQVEQSTAVTFLDAYPGLALYEVSYRNTGTAPLAVSGWRVATHDLRAHRDGAWTFAGASYPDRRDWIQKVAPGFEQRNFMGMNASDYGGGTPVAVVWRRDVGLAVGHVETSPRQVALPVSMQPDATRLGLSGDQTALLAPGATITLPFSFLMAHEGDHYRPLDAYRRLMAERGMAAPSIPESSYGPIWCAWGYERDFTLDQVYGTLPKAKALGFEWAVLDDGWQTAEGDWKLNPAKFPRGDKDMRAFTDRIKADGMRPRLWLAPLAVDPGTDLLRDHADMLLLDRNGASQNVTFWNAFTLCPAYQPTVDYFRALVRRIMVDWGYEGLKLDGQHLNGVAPCYNPAHRHQRPEESSEKLQDFWKAIHDEAIAANPQAVVELCPCGDSFAFHNLPATNNTPASDPLSSWQIRLKGKTFKALMGPSAPYAGDHVELSDGGADFASTYGIGAIPSTKFTWPKDTPKPMEKLPPGGFVLTPAKEALWGKWVALYREHMLPKGRYLGGLYDIGFDKPEAHAIEKEGVLHYAFYADHWSGPIALRGLGEGDYTLVDGFSGQPLGTASRAKPTIAATFDHALLVRATPVTA
- a CDS encoding SIS domain-containing protein; protein product: MTDTLIAAPHPDESVSWTRREIAQQPATLRATQALLQAARAEIDAFLAPLLGQPKLRVILTGAGTSAFIGECLAPCLSHHLGRTVEAIATTDIVSAPHLYLRGDVPTLLVSFGRSGSSPESVAAVDLVDRMVDDAHHLIVTCNAAGELAQRGGASTHVIVLPEETHDRSFAMTSSFSAMMLAALSILGGVAALDARVPAIAAGVADMLTRAEPVVADLATRGFERVVYLGSGVFRGLAREAALKLMELSDGAVVTAFDSPLGFRHGPKTIITDRTLAVVFVSNDPLTRRYDLDIVAELRGDAQAGAVIVISAGKGDDATIAVDGLSDAADADLLFPFIVPAQLFALHVSEALGLTPDRPNASGTVNRVVQGVRIHAVEA
- a CDS encoding DMT family transporter; the encoded protein is MTGRAWLFNALVTVALWGVWGAFSGLSPQHGFPETLVYCVWALTMVPPALVVLAQSGWRLDRSPRAIAYGLAVGLLGAGGQMLLFYAVARGPAYLIFPIISLSPVVTIAMSFLLMGERTGRLGALGIVLALLALPTFDFAPGASGASAAWLLPAVLVMLCWGVQAFFMKAANHVMSAESIFVYMTIAALALAPVAWAMTDTTRPINWGLDGPGLAAAIQLLNAIGALTLVFAFRYGKAIIVAPLANAGAPLVTALISLAVLHVMPGPLKAFGIVLALTASLLLAIEPDSADPDTEPEPATA